TCGAGGCGCGCTCATTTCCGACGATGGACCTGTTTATGGGCCTCTGCTTCGTGCTGCTGGCCTGGTACGGCGGCCGATTGGTGATGCGAGGCGAGGTCAGCATGGGCACGTTTTTCGCCTACCAGTGGTATCTGTGGGGCGTGATCTGGCCCGTGCGCATGATGGGATGGCTGCTCAGCATCATGCGCCAGGCGCTGGCTGCCACGCCGCGCCTGTTGGAGATCTTGGACGCACCCATCACCATCGCCGACGCGTCCGACGCGGTGGAACTGCCCCCTGTGCGCGGCGAGATCCGCTTCGAGGACGTGTGGTTCGCCTTCCCTGACGAGCCCGAGCGCATGGTGCTCAAGGGGCTGAACCTGGTCATCGAGCCAGGTCAGACCGTCGCCATCCTAGGCGGCACAGGCTCCGGCAAGTCGTCTGTGATCAACTTGATCCCGCGTTTCAATGACGTAGTGCGCGGCGCGGTGAAGATAGATGGCTACGATGTGCGCCAAGTGCAACTGAAGAGCCTGCGCCGGCAGATCGGGATCGTGCCCCAGGAGACGTTCCTGTTCTCGGCCACAGTGCGCGAGAACATCGCCTTCGGCCGGCCTGACGCCACTCAGGAGGAGATCGAAGAGGTCGCCAAACTGGCCAAGGCTCACGACTTCATTATGGCGCTGCCCAAAGGGTACGACACCCGCGTCGGCGAGCGCGGCATCGGCCTCTCAGGCGGGCAAAAACAGCGCATTGCGCTGGCGCGAGCGCTGTTAATGAACCCGCGCATCCTCATCCTGGACGAGGCCACCTCCAGCGTAGATACGGAGACGGAGTACGAGATCCAACAGGCGCTGGAGCAGGTGATGGCCACCCGCACAGCCGTGGTCATCGCCCAACGCCTGTCCACGGTGAAGACGGCTGACAAAGTCGTCGTGCTGAAGGACGGCCGCGTCGTCGAGGAGGGCACGCACGCCGAATTGCTGGCTCGCGGCGGCGAGTATACGCGCCTCTATCACCTGCAGTTCCGCGAGCAGGAGGAGCTGACCGCATCCAGCCTTCAGCAAACCAAAGAAGCCGTTCACACGTAGGAGAGAAGCTATGCCTTTCGAGTTCGAAGAGGAAATGGAGGAGGAGCAGAAAGTCCCTTTCAACTTCGGCTACTTCTTGCGGATCATGGGCTTTCTGCGTCCCTATCGGCGACAGGCTTGGGGCGTGCTGATCGTGATCACCGTGAGCGCGCTGGCCGGCCTCAGCGAACCTTACCTGCTGCGCGTGGCCGTGGACCAGGGCATCATCGGGCGCGACCTGCGGGCGCTGAATATAGCGGTGCTCGGGATGTTGTCTATGCGTCTGGTCGTATGGGCCTGTGACTATCTGCGTATCTTCCTGACCAACGCCATCGGCCAGGGGGTCCTCTACGACCTGCGGCAGGCCCTGTTTACTCATATCCAAAAACTATCCCTTCGCTTCTATGATCACCATCCCGTAGGGCGGATCATGTCGCGCATCACCAGCGATGTGGACACCATCAACAGCCTGCTCAGCAGCGGGCTAGTCATGGCCGCCAGCGAGGGCGTCGCCCTCATCGGGATCGTCATCATCTTGTTCACCATCCATTCGCGGCTGGCGCTGCTCACGTTCGCAGTCTTCCCGTTCCTAGTCCTGTTGGTGGTTCGGGTGCGGCCGGCTATGGAAACGGCCTGGATGAACGTGCGCCGCAGCATCTCCAACATCAACGCCAACCTGAACGAATCCATCAACGGCATCCTAGTGACCCAGGCCTTCAACCGGCAGGAGCGCAATATACGCACATTCGACCGCCTGAACAACAACGCGCTGGACCGGGTGATGGAAGCGGTCAAACGGGAGATGACCATCTGGCCGGCTGTGGACTTCATCGGCGTGGTGGGGAGCGCGCTGGTGGTATGGTACGGCGCGCTGCTGGTGCTTCGTGGCGAGGTGACCATCGGCTTCATCATGGCCTTCGTCAACTACCTGTGGCGTTTCTGGGGGCCGGTGAGCGCCATCAGCCGTACCTACAGCATGTTGCTCAGCGCCATGGCCTCGGCCAAGCGCATCTTCGAGTTCCTGGACACCGAGCCGGAAGTGGCCGATAAGCCGGACGCAATCCCCATGCCGCGCATCCGGGGCGAGGTGAAGCTGGAGCACGTCTCATTCCGCTACGAGCCAGACGAGCCGGAGGTGTTGCATGACATCAACCTGCATGTGCGGCCAGGGGAGACGATCGCCATCGTCGGCCCCACGGGCGCTGGCAAAAGCACGCTGATTAACCTGATCATGCGCTTCTACGATCCCACCCAGGGCCGGGTGCTGATTGACGGGTATGATCTGCGCGATGTGAAGTTGACCTCGCTGCGATCGCAAATGGCCATCGTCCTGCAGGAGTCGTTTACCTTCTCCGGTACCATCGGTGACAACATCCGCTACAGCCGGCTAGAAGCCAGTGACGAGGAAGTGCAATGGGCCGCCCGGGCGGTAGGTCTAGATGACTTTGTGCAGTCGCTGCCGGAGAAATACGACTATGAGGTGCAAGAGCGCGGAGGACGGCTGTCGGTCGGCCAACGGCAACTGGTGGCTTTCGCCCGCGCCCTGTTGGCCGACCCGCGCATCCTCATCCTGGACGAGGCGACGTCCAGCGTGGACACCCAGACGGAGCGCATCATCCAACGAGCAATGGAGCGCCTATTGGAGGGGCGAACAGCGTTTATCATTGCACATCGCCTGTCCACCATCCGCAACGCCGACCGCATCATTGTGCTGGAGCATGGGCGCATCGTGGAAGAGGGGACGCACGATGAACTGCTGGCGAAACGAGGGCTGTATTACCGGCTGTACATGACGCAGTTCACCAGCCGGCCGCTGCCAGAGCCGGAGGTAGAGCCGGCTGAGGTGGTGCTGAGCTAGAGAATCGGTACTCTCGACGGCGCTCTATCAGCGTGCTATCATGACGAACGAGGTGCCCTATGGACCCACGCATCATCCACATGAAACTGGAGATTCTTCGTCGCCGCACCATTGTGCAAGCCTGGCCTATCACACCATGGGAAGCTCGCATCGCTGAGCACTTGGCGCCGGGCGAATACCGTTACGAGGGTGACTGGATCTCTGTACAGGGCGAAAGCTGGTGGCCGGCTGGGAAGACCGTCTTCTTGCGCGCGCGAGCCCAGACGCCGACCGGCGTCCCTCTTGACTCATTGTACCTGGCCTTCGATGGTGAAGGACTGGAGGGGATGCTCAGCATCGGCGGCCGCCCGTACGCTGGCATTGATGCCCATCACCCGCGCGTGCAAGTCCCCTGCGCGGGCGAGCTGACCCTGGAGGTCGAGTTCATCGCCATCCCGCGCGTGCTGTGCCAGCCGGAGCTCGCAGGCGAGCGCGCTCGCCTCCGCCAGGTGCGCTTCGAAGAGGTGGACCGCGAGGTCGAAGCCGCTTGGTACGACCTGCGCTTCGCCTGGGAGGCTGGCGAGGCCATCCGGGATGAGCGCCGTCGCCAACGCATCCTATACGCGCTGGAAGAGGCCCTCCTGGCAATAGACCTCACCTTGCCTCAGGAGCGCTTTCGGGCCGAGGTGAGCGAAGCTCGACGTATCTTGCGCGCCCGCCTCGAACAGATTGCGCCCGACCCGGAGGGCGGCCGCCTCTTCCTCACCGGCCATTCTCACATTGACACCGCCTGGCTATGGCCACTGCGCGAGACGATCCGCAAATGTGGGCGCACCTTTAGCACGGCCTGTCGGCTGCTGGAGCGGTATCCGCACTATCACTTCTCATGCAGCCAGCCACAGCTCTACGCTTATACGAAAGAGCACTTCCCCACCCTCTACGAGGAGATTCGGCGCTGGGTTCGCGCCGGCCGATGGGAGACTACCGGCGGCATGTGGGTGGAAGCGGACTGCAATATCTCCTCTGGCGAGGCGCTGATCCGCCAAATCCTGTACGGGCTGCGCTTCTTCCGCCAGGAGTTCGGCACGCGCCCACGGGTGTGCTGGCTGCCCGATGTCTTCGGCTATCCCGGCAACCTGCCGCAGATCCTCCAAGGCTGTGGGCTGCGCTTCTTCTACACCAACAAACTGCATTGGCAAGCGCGCAACCTGTTCCCCTACCACCTCTTCTGGTGGGAGGGAATTGACGGCACACGCGTGCTGGCACACATCCCGCGGCTTAAGGGCTACTACAACGGCCATCCTAGACCAGAGGAGCTGATCGCAGCGTGGGACAACTTCCACGAGAAGGCCGCGTATGACGAGGTGATGTTTCCCTTTGGCTACGGCGATGGTGGCGGCGGGCCTACTGAGGAGATGTTAGAATATGCCGGTCGCGCTGAGCGATATCCAGGCCTGCCCGCCTGCCGCCAGGGGCTGGAGGAGAAATACTTCGATCGGGTGAGCGCGGCCGCGCCGGAGCTTCCCGTCTGGCGGGGCGAGCTGTATCTGGAGACTCACCGCGGCACGTATACCACTCAGGCTGCGGTCAAGCGTGCCAACCGCAAGAATGAGCTATTGCTGCGCGAGGCGGAGATCGCCGGCGCTTGTGCTCAATGGTTGGGCGAAACGGTGGATCTAGAGGTGCTGCGGCCGGCCTGGGAGAAATTGCTGCTGCTGCAATTCCACGACATCCTGCCCGGCTCCTCCATCGGCCAGGTGTATGTCGAAGCAGCGCAGGATCATGCCTGGATCGAGCGCACGGCCCGCGCTGTGCTCGACGCGGCGTTGGATTTCATCGCTCACCGCGTGCCGCCAGCCGACCTGCTGGTCTTTAACAGCCTCTCTTGGCCGCGCCGCGATGTAGCACGAGCCACGATCCCGGCCCCAGCTGGCCCCATCGAGCTGAGGGATCATGCCGGGCGCGCCATACCGGCGCAGGTGATCGCCGTCTCCGACGGACTAGCCGAGATCGTCTTCATACCGCCAGAGGTGCCATCTGTCGGTTACGCGACGTTCACAGTGCATCCAGTTACCGTCCCCTGTGACAGCAACCTCATCATTACCCCTGGGCGGATGGAAAATCGCTTCTTCGTGATCGAACTCAACAAAGCCGGCGAGATCGTTCGGCTATGGGACAAGCGCTATCAGCGCGAGGTGATCCCACCGGGCCAGGCCGCCAACCGGCTGCAGCTCTTCCAGGATGGCCCGGAACGAGAGGCGGCATGGAATGTACATGCCACCTTCGAGCGTCGCGAGTATCCCTTCGAGGGAGAAACCACCGTCGAAGCGATCGAGATGGGACCAGTGCGGGGCGTCGTGCGGGTTGTGCGCTGCCACCGAGATAGCCGGGTCGAGCAGGAGATCGTCCTCTACGAGGCGCTGCCGCGCATTGACTTCGTCACCCGCGTCGACTGGCAGGAACGACAGGTGATGCTCAAAGTGGCCTTTCCCGTGGAAGTACTGGCCGATCAGGCGACGTTTGAGGTCCAGTTCGGGGCGGTGTCACGTCCCACTCACCGCAACACCTCTTGGGATCAGGAAAAGTTCGAGGTGCCTGCTCATCGCTGGGCTGACCTGTCCGAAGCAGGATATGGCGTCAGTCTCTTAAACGACTGCAAGTATGGATACGATGTGAAAGGCAATGTATTGCGGCTGACCTTGTTGCGCGGTCCAGAGTGGCCCGATCCCAGCGCTGACCGTGGCCATCACGAGTTCATCTACGCCTTGTGGCCGCACACGGGTGACTGGCGAGAGGGCGAAACAGTGCGAAGGGCATGGGAGCTAAACGTGCCACTGGTATGCCGTCCAGCCGGAGAAGGCGATGGCTCGTTCCCAGCCACTCGTAGCTTCTTCCAGGTCGAAGGGCCGGCCGTGTTGGAGGCCGTAAAGCCGGCCGACGATGGCAACGGCTGGATCGTTCGACTCTACGAACCACACGGGGGAAGGGGGCAAGTCACCGTTACTGCGCCAGGCGAGCTGCGAGAAGTCATCGCTTGCAATTTGGTGGAGGAGGTAGAGGGGCCGCAACCGTTCGCGGGCAACCGATTCTCATTCATGATTCGTCCGTTCCAGATTCGGACGTTCCGATTGCTGGCCCCTGAGAGGAGGATTCCCGATGGCCGTCCAACTTGCTGAGGCGACAAGGGTATGGCGCGCTGAAGCGCGTACCACAGCGCAGGTACGCTTCCCCGATGGGCAGGTATATGAGGGCCCCATCGGCACCCGATTGGAAGCCTTCATCCAGGCCGCCTATCCTGACCAGGAGGTACCCATCGTCGCCGCGCTGGTAGATGGCGAACTGCACGAGCTTACCATGCCAGTCACCACTGACATCACAGTCAAGCCCCTGACCATGCATACCAGCGATGGTATGCGCGTCTATCGCCGTTCGCTCACCTTGTTGCTGATCGCCGCCGCTGCTGAACTGTTCCCGGATGCCCGCATTTACGTGGACCACTCTCTGACCTTCGGAGGGTACTTTTGTCAGGTGCGCGGACGCGAGCCCTTCACGCCGGCGGAGCTAACCCAGATCGAGGCGCACATGCGGGAGATCGTCGAGGCCGATGAGCCCATCACCAAAGAGCGGCTGACTTTGGCAGAGGCGATCGCTTTTTTCGAACAGCGTGGGGACACCGACAAGGTGCGGCTGCTGAAGTACCGCACTAAAGATTACCTGGTCCTCTACGGCATTCGTGGCACGCGCGATTACTTCCCAGGCTATATGGTGCCGTCCACAGGCTATCTGCGCTGGTTCGCGCTACGTCCTTACCCGCCGGGTTTCGTCCTCCAATTCCCGCGGCGCATTGATCCGACGCGCCTCCAGCCCTTCCAGGACTATCCGAAGCTGGTAGCTGTGTTCCGTGAATACGGTGAGTGGATGCGGCTCATGCACGTGGAGGATGTGGGCGGGCTGAACGAGGCGATCGCTAACAACCGTATCCGCGAAGTGATCCTCGTCTCCGAAGCACTGCATGAGCAGCGGATCGCTCAGATCGCGCAGGAAATTCTGGCGCGTCGCCCACCGGTGCGGGTGGTGCTGATCGCCGGCCCGTCTTCTTCTGGCAAGACGACGTTCGCCCGTCGGCTGTCCATTCAATTACTGGCTAACGGCCTGCGTCCTTTCGCGCTTGGGATGGATGATTACTTTGTGGATCGAGAACGGACGCCTAAAGACGAAGAAGGCAATTATGACTACGAGTCGCTCGAAGCGCTGGACCTTGCCTTGTTCAATGAGCACTTGCTGAGGCTAATGAACGGGGAAGCCGTACAACTCCCCAGTTATAACTTCCGGACAGGTCGGCGTGAGCAGGGACGCACGGTCCAGCTCAGCCGCGAGCACATTATCCTAGCCGAAGGCATCCACGGCCTGAACCCAGCGCTGGTGCCGCAGATCCCGCCGGAGCACATTTACCGTATCTACGTCTCTGCGCTTACCCAGCTCAACCTGGATCAGCACAACCGCGTGCCCACCACAGATACCCGGCTGATCCGCCGCATCGTCCGCGATGCCACCTATCGCGGCTACTCGGCAAAGGAGACCATCCGGCGCTGGGAAAGCGTGCGGCGCGGCGAACGGCGCTATATCTTCCCGTATCAAGAGCACGCCGACGTCATGTTCAACTCGGCACTGCTGTATGAGCTAGCTGTGCTGCGGCCACTGGCGGAGCCGCTGCTACTGCAGATCGAGCCGCGCACCGAGGAGTACATCGAAGCTAAGCGCCTGCTGGCGTTCCTACAGTGGTTCCTACCGGTGGGCACTGAGTGGATCCCTGATAATTCGATCTTGCGCGAGTTTATCGGCGGCTCCATCTTGGAGGATTTCAGCCTGGTGGTGTGAGCGCAGAGCATCAGTTTCCAGGCACCGGCTTCAAAGCCGGTGCCTGGATCAGCGATCCTGCATACCTGCGGGCTTCTCAGGCTTCCTATCAGACGGCCGTATAGCCCGTTAGGCTTTCACCTCATGTCTCCCTGCCGGAAGCGAGCGAGGCGCCTGGCCGGGCAGTTCCACGATCACCGGCACCGGAGAATCCACGAACACGGTCCCCGGTTCGGCGCGCACGTGGATCAGGCCGTGAGGCGTAGGCACTCTGCCTTCGGCCCAGGCCAAATCGCCCAGCCGCGGCGCAATACGAGCGACGGTGTACCCTGGCTCGGCCGGGGTAACGCCCAGCGTGTAGAAGATCATGTCCCTAGTAGGTGTACAGCTCCAGCCATGGACGTGCGTGCCCCAGCTCCAGCACTCGCCGATGGTGTCATAGCCGTTCACCAGGAACCGCAACCAACGGCGATACAACTGGGGTAGGCGATCGGCCTGCCCCGCCAATGCCACGGCATCGTGGACCACGTACTGCATGAAGGGCTGTGCTAGCACGATTTGGTTTTCCACGTCCCAATCGGGCTCGTAGATTCCCCGTATCTGCTTTTCAAACTTCTGTCTGACCTCCTCGTCATTTGCGCCGCCGATCCACGTGGCCTCTACCAGTCTCTTTGGATCGGTGATCGCCTCGATGATGCGACTCCAGCGTTCCCGTGGCGCTAGTTCTGACACAATGGCAAGCGCGCCGCCCAATTGACTCATCTCGGGCTGGCGGATGCCATTCACGATGTGATCTACATAAGAGCCGCGATGCTCGTCCCAGAAAACCTCAAAGCCGGCCTTAGCCTTAGCATAAAGCTCCTCCGCCCAGGCCTGACTCGCCCTTTCCCCTAGCCATTCAGCCATCTCGGCGAACTCTTTTAAGCCGCGCGCCCATAGCGCCGTGATGACCGCACTGGTATCTTCAGTAGAAATGCTAGACCAGTCCACCAGGTTCCACTCCACTACATCCTTTAGTAAGCCCTGGCTGTTCTGATACGGCTCGTACCAGCGCAGGATGCGCTCCACCGTCGGCATGAAGGACTTCACCTTCTTCCTGTCGCCGGCGAAGCGGTAGAGGTTATAGACGCCGTGTACCCAATGCAATGACCAATCGGGAATGGTGATGCCGCCAGAGGCCTCGATGTCGCCGGCCACACTCATGGGCAGGATGCCATCAGAGCGCGGCGAGTTGGCAAGCGTCAGGTAGTACCAGGCCAGCCGCCAGTCCAGGTTTGTGGCCAAGTGCACCATCTGATGTACCACGCCATCGCCTACCCAGGCGCGTTGCTCGCGCGTCGGGCAATCCAAGAACGCATCGTGCGAGTTGAGCTGGACGGTGCGGATGCCCGCCCGGAAGATACGGTTGAGCTCCTCGTCGCTGCATTCGAAACTAGCGCCTCCCATCCACGGATAGAGATGCTCCCTGACCGAGAAGCTTTGAAGGGTTACTGGGCCGCTTGCGCTATGGATCAGGCAATAGGCATAGCGGAAGCCGTTCGAGTCAAAGGTCTGGAAGGAATCATCGCTTCCGCGGGCTACATACCGAGTGCCGGCGCGCATGTGAAGCATGTCGCCGGGGCCGGTGATAGGCTCCTCGGCATAGGAGAGGTCGAGGACAGTGCCAATAGGAGCTTTCACTTCAAATTGGACGAAGCCGGAAACGATACGGCCCATGTCTATGATCAGTCGCACAGCACCGCCGTCCGACATGCTCAGCTCCGAAGGGAAGGTAACTACCTGCTCGCTTCGCACGATGGGCACGGTCAGGCTGTTCTCGACGCGCTTCATCGGGCTGACATCGGATAGCTCAATCGAGCCTTGCAGATACTCAGCCCGAATCGCCACCGGCGTGCGGGTCTCGCCATCAAGCTGGGTGATGGGACGCGGGTATAATGGGCCGTAGGGGTCCGTGGGAGGCTGAGTACGCGCGAAGCCACCAACATGCATAGCCGGGATGAGATGGGCGTTCCCCCATGCGGTGTCATCGAAATCAAGAGCGTGCCAATCAGCGGGGAGGCGCCTAGCGTCAAAGGCTTCCACCGGAATGCCGCCCCCAATAGGACTTTCGGCCTCGATGATCCCCGTCCAGGCATCGCTCTTTATCGCCTTCCAGGTAGCGTCGCTGACTAGCCAGCCATCCGGAACATCATCCGAAAGAGCATCTAGATAGGCTTCAAAGACCAGCACCCCGGTCCGACCGAGGGTCATATTGGCCACAGCGGGCATCCAGTAGGACTTAGGGGTGCCGTAATATTTTACATGGGCAGCGATGACGTTTTTGCCCGGTTGAAGATAGGGTGCCAGATCAAATAAGTCGTAGTACATGCGTCGCGGCTGGCTTCGGATCGGGCCGCGAGAGACCTCTTGCCCGTTTACAAAGAGAATGTAACGCGAGTCAGCGGTGATGCGGGTTGGGGCGCGCGAGGGCATTTGCTTTAAGTAGAAGGTTTTGCGGAACAATCCATGCACTTCAGCGCGCTGGTCCGTGCTACCGGCATCGGGGAATGGACGGCCAGGTGGCGCTGATGGCTCCACCCAGATCCAATGGCCGCGCCAGCGGATCTCGGGGAAGTCGGCAGGTGTCACAGGAATAGACGTCGCCTTGGGATGGTTCACCTCATGCGCAGGTGTTGCGGCTGTCATCGATCTGCTCCTTTCAAGGGTGATAAGTCGTAGTAGATAGCCGAGAGGAGATCTCCAAGGGAAGAGGGTAGCCTTTTAAGCTCCGTTGGGCGATCATCCTGGCGCCGTTCGCCTATGCGATAGACGGGAGGCCAGCCAGGCGAACACGACGAGGCCGCTCATTTCCAACAGCAGGTAGAAGCCGCCCTCATGGATGAAACGAAATGGCCGTTGCAAGGTGAAGCCGACGGCATGGGCCAGGAAAAGCACCCCGAGCTCAATAGCCGTCATCAGGCAGAAACGCTGCAGCAGCTGACCGCGTTGCACTCCGGTTCGATAGTGGTGCTCCCAAAAGATCAACAAGACCACCAAGGCTAACGCCAGGAAGACGGTAGCGAACTTGTCGATCGCGTTGAGGGTATATCGGTGCCATGAGGTCAAGAGTAGGGCTCGCTGATAGGTATCTCGGATCACCGCCACACCAAGCGCGCCTAATAGTGCCGTCACGGCCCATAGCAAATAGGCCAACCCGTAAATGAGGACCCGTTTCACTCTAATCCGTCCTCACGATGGAAAGAGGTTTTAGACCACGAAGTCACGAGAACACCACAAAACAGAAAGAGCGTGAAGGTCATCTGTGGCTCCTCGCGACCTCCATGACCTTCGCGTTTTATGGCCTTTGCCCTCCTTCGCTCCTTTATGACCGTTGTTGTATCAGACTCTACCGTCCAGGCGTGCTGATCCCCTGAAGCTCTAGCTCTTCCGCTAGATGACAACTGACAAAATAATCGGGCCCCATCGGCTTCAGCTCGGGTGGCGTGACTTTACAGATTTCCTGGGCATATTTGCAGCGGGGGTGAAACACGCATCCTGACGGCAAATTGGCTAAATCGGGTGGCTCGCCGAGGGTCACCATTCGTTTGCCGCGCCGGCGTAGGGAAATTCGAGGAGCCGCTGCCAGCAACGCCTCCGTGT
This Anaerolineae bacterium DNA region includes the following protein-coding sequences:
- a CDS encoding ABC transporter ATP-binding protein/permease: MQNFLRLIRFLAPYRRQLVIAGLLTVVTLAGDLATPAALGWTVDRGLGSRRMDLVLFYSLLLIALAGIRSLAAYYQGYVQNLAGQSVVRDLRHLLYARLQDLPLSFYRSMPTGQIMSRLTSDVEAVQEFVAWGLLFLIAGFVSFIGTLVILVLINWKLSLSVLIPTIPLAVAVVLFNRRIGPAWEGVREQMGRLTTVLQEAVSGVRVVKAFARESYETKRFGAQNEGYRAKSLYRAGVEARSFPTMDLFMGLCFVLLAWYGGRLVMRGEVSMGTFFAYQWYLWGVIWPVRMMGWLLSIMRQALAATPRLLEILDAPITIADASDAVELPPVRGEIRFEDVWFAFPDEPERMVLKGLNLVIEPGQTVAILGGTGSGKSSVINLIPRFNDVVRGAVKIDGYDVRQVQLKSLRRQIGIVPQETFLFSATVRENIAFGRPDATQEEIEEVAKLAKAHDFIMALPKGYDTRVGERGIGLSGGQKQRIALARALLMNPRILILDEATSSVDTETEYEIQQALEQVMATRTAVVIAQRLSTVKTADKVVVLKDGRVVEEGTHAELLARGGEYTRLYHLQFREQEELTASSLQQTKEAVHT
- a CDS encoding ABC transporter ATP-binding protein/permease, coding for MPFEFEEEMEEEQKVPFNFGYFLRIMGFLRPYRRQAWGVLIVITVSALAGLSEPYLLRVAVDQGIIGRDLRALNIAVLGMLSMRLVVWACDYLRIFLTNAIGQGVLYDLRQALFTHIQKLSLRFYDHHPVGRIMSRITSDVDTINSLLSSGLVMAASEGVALIGIVIILFTIHSRLALLTFAVFPFLVLLVVRVRPAMETAWMNVRRSISNINANLNESINGILVTQAFNRQERNIRTFDRLNNNALDRVMEAVKREMTIWPAVDFIGVVGSALVVWYGALLVLRGEVTIGFIMAFVNYLWRFWGPVSAISRTYSMLLSAMASAKRIFEFLDTEPEVADKPDAIPMPRIRGEVKLEHVSFRYEPDEPEVLHDINLHVRPGETIAIVGPTGAGKSTLINLIMRFYDPTQGRVLIDGYDLRDVKLTSLRSQMAIVLQESFTFSGTIGDNIRYSRLEASDEEVQWAARAVGLDDFVQSLPEKYDYEVQERGGRLSVGQRQLVAFARALLADPRILILDEATSSVDTQTERIIQRAMERLLEGRTAFIIAHRLSTIRNADRIIVLEHGRIVEEGTHDELLAKRGLYYRLYMTQFTSRPLPEPEVEPAEVVLS
- a CDS encoding glycosyl hydrolase-related protein, coding for MDPRIIHMKLEILRRRTIVQAWPITPWEARIAEHLAPGEYRYEGDWISVQGESWWPAGKTVFLRARAQTPTGVPLDSLYLAFDGEGLEGMLSIGGRPYAGIDAHHPRVQVPCAGELTLEVEFIAIPRVLCQPELAGERARLRQVRFEEVDREVEAAWYDLRFAWEAGEAIRDERRRQRILYALEEALLAIDLTLPQERFRAEVSEARRILRARLEQIAPDPEGGRLFLTGHSHIDTAWLWPLRETIRKCGRTFSTACRLLERYPHYHFSCSQPQLYAYTKEHFPTLYEEIRRWVRAGRWETTGGMWVEADCNISSGEALIRQILYGLRFFRQEFGTRPRVCWLPDVFGYPGNLPQILQGCGLRFFYTNKLHWQARNLFPYHLFWWEGIDGTRVLAHIPRLKGYYNGHPRPEELIAAWDNFHEKAAYDEVMFPFGYGDGGGGPTEEMLEYAGRAERYPGLPACRQGLEEKYFDRVSAAAPELPVWRGELYLETHRGTYTTQAAVKRANRKNELLLREAEIAGACAQWLGETVDLEVLRPAWEKLLLLQFHDILPGSSIGQVYVEAAQDHAWIERTARAVLDAALDFIAHRVPPADLLVFNSLSWPRRDVARATIPAPAGPIELRDHAGRAIPAQVIAVSDGLAEIVFIPPEVPSVGYATFTVHPVTVPCDSNLIITPGRMENRFFVIELNKAGEIVRLWDKRYQREVIPPGQAANRLQLFQDGPEREAAWNVHATFERREYPFEGETTVEAIEMGPVRGVVRVVRCHRDSRVEQEIVLYEALPRIDFVTRVDWQERQVMLKVAFPVEVLADQATFEVQFGAVSRPTHRNTSWDQEKFEVPAHRWADLSEAGYGVSLLNDCKYGYDVKGNVLRLTLLRGPEWPDPSADRGHHEFIYALWPHTGDWREGETVRRAWELNVPLVCRPAGEGDGSFPATRSFFQVEGPAVLEAVKPADDGNGWIVRLYEPHGGRGQVTVTAPGELREVIACNLVEEVEGPQPFAGNRFSFMIRPFQIRTFRLLAPERRIPDGRPTC
- a CDS encoding nucleoside kinase is translated as MAVQLAEATRVWRAEARTTAQVRFPDGQVYEGPIGTRLEAFIQAAYPDQEVPIVAALVDGELHELTMPVTTDITVKPLTMHTSDGMRVYRRSLTLLLIAAAAELFPDARIYVDHSLTFGGYFCQVRGREPFTPAELTQIEAHMREIVEADEPITKERLTLAEAIAFFEQRGDTDKVRLLKYRTKDYLVLYGIRGTRDYFPGYMVPSTGYLRWFALRPYPPGFVLQFPRRIDPTRLQPFQDYPKLVAVFREYGEWMRLMHVEDVGGLNEAIANNRIREVILVSEALHEQRIAQIAQEILARRPPVRVVLIAGPSSSGKTTFARRLSIQLLANGLRPFALGMDDYFVDRERTPKDEEGNYDYESLEALDLALFNEHLLRLMNGEAVQLPSYNFRTGRREQGRTVQLSREHIILAEGIHGLNPALVPQIPPEHIYRIYVSALTQLNLDQHNRVPTTDTRLIRRIVRDATYRGYSAKETIRRWESVRRGERRYIFPYQEHADVMFNSALLYELAVLRPLAEPLLLQIEPRTEEYIEAKRLLAFLQWFLPVGTEWIPDNSILREFIGGSILEDFSLVV
- a CDS encoding glycoside hydrolase family 78 protein, encoding MTAATPAHEVNHPKATSIPVTPADFPEIRWRGHWIWVEPSAPPGRPFPDAGSTDQRAEVHGLFRKTFYLKQMPSRAPTRITADSRYILFVNGQEVSRGPIRSQPRRMYYDLFDLAPYLQPGKNVIAAHVKYYGTPKSYWMPAVANMTLGRTGVLVFEAYLDALSDDVPDGWLVSDATWKAIKSDAWTGIIEAESPIGGGIPVEAFDARRLPADWHALDFDDTAWGNAHLIPAMHVGGFARTQPPTDPYGPLYPRPITQLDGETRTPVAIRAEYLQGSIELSDVSPMKRVENSLTVPIVRSEQVVTFPSELSMSDGGAVRLIIDMGRIVSGFVQFEVKAPIGTVLDLSYAEEPITGPGDMLHMRAGTRYVARGSDDSFQTFDSNGFRYAYCLIHSASGPVTLQSFSVREHLYPWMGGASFECSDEELNRIFRAGIRTVQLNSHDAFLDCPTREQRAWVGDGVVHQMVHLATNLDWRLAWYYLTLANSPRSDGILPMSVAGDIEASGGITIPDWSLHWVHGVYNLYRFAGDRKKVKSFMPTVERILRWYEPYQNSQGLLKDVVEWNLVDWSSISTEDTSAVITALWARGLKEFAEMAEWLGERASQAWAEELYAKAKAGFEVFWDEHRGSYVDHIVNGIRQPEMSQLGGALAIVSELAPRERWSRIIEAITDPKRLVEATWIGGANDEEVRQKFEKQIRGIYEPDWDVENQIVLAQPFMQYVVHDAVALAGQADRLPQLYRRWLRFLVNGYDTIGECWSWGTHVHGWSCTPTRDMIFYTLGVTPAEPGYTVARIAPRLGDLAWAEGRVPTPHGLIHVRAEPGTVFVDSPVPVIVELPGQAPRSLPAGRHEVKA